In a genomic window of Balaenoptera ricei isolate mBalRic1 chromosome 3, mBalRic1.hap2, whole genome shotgun sequence:
- the LYPD8 gene encoding ly6/PLAUR domain-containing protein 8: MKGFLFAGIIVMLTVAAVESLSCLQCNSLTDACVDRNATECPASASISCTTFLTNFSLGEHITMYKDKACSADNCSEGVVKTFTVHVSANESFHFASQCCQGKACNDNNDTIDPPQEEVSSNTECLACYGSNETSCNGATRKCYKEERCVNLIAEFKNETKLVLKGCSKVSNSTCKFLATGNRTVGGVTFLKFQCGDSSVASSTPTPTTQTTRDTGSKVFFTPLTLASLLLLWLLL; this comes from the exons ATGAAGGGCTTCCTCTTTGCTGGTATCATCGTCATGCTCACGGTTGCAGCTGTAG AATCCTTGAGTTGTTTGCAGTGTAATTCGTTGACAGACGCCTGTGTTGACAGAAATGCCACTGAGTGTCCCGCAAGTGCCAGTATCAGCTGTACCACTTTCTTGACGAACTTTTCTCTAG GAGAACACATCACAATGTACAAGGATAAGGCCTGCTCTGCAGATAATTGCAGCGAGGGCGTGGTCAAGACCTTCACAGTCCACGTATCTGCTAATGAAAGCTTCCATTTTGCAAGCCAGTGTTGCCAAGGAAAGGCATGCAATGACAACAATGACACCATAG ATCCCCCACAGGAAGAGGTGTCCAGCAACACAGAGTGCCTTGCATGTTatggatctaatgaaacttcctGTAACGGGGCAACCCGGaaatgttataaagaagaaagatgTGTCAATCTAATCGCAGAATTTAAGAATG AGACGAAGCTCGTGCTGAAAGGCTGCTCCAAGGTCAGCAACTCCACCTGTAAGTTCCTGGCTACTGGAAATCGGACGGTTGGAGGAGTCACTTTCCTAAAGTTTCAGTGTGGAGACAGCTCCGTTGCCTCCTCAACACCCACTCCCACTACCCAGACCACCCGTGACACTGGTTCTAAAGTCTTCTTCACACCCTTGACCCTTGCCAGCCTTCTCCTGCTGTGGTTGCTGCTCTGA